The sequence CAGGGAAGCAAAAGATTCCCTAATGACACCCAACCAATTTACATAGAAGCAACAAGATTCTCCCAGTGCCATGCACAGACTCTTTGCTTCACGAACAGCGGATCTAACCCACAGTGGTTCTGTAACACAACTTCTGCCAGGGAGTCCACTGACTTTCCTAGATGAGTAAGGAGACTTTCTAAAGTCCTAATGTCTGCATCGACCTGAGAGCTAACAAGGCAAATATAaggccggagaaactgaggcaagacagataTCAGAGAGCTCCCAACATTCTATCAATGGGAGAGTTTAATTGACTGGACAGAagtcttgtctcaaagtatccagtggttAGTGTGAGTTCTCAATGGCATGTGTACAGATACATGGTGCAACCACAGGGGTAAACCaaggcaggggcaggggcagaaCACAGATAGTGGGAACAGACTATGGATCTGATTCTGACAGTATGATCGGAGACACCGGTTATTCTGATAGGAGCCTGGAAGTCTggactcccccttatcttgagtctcacattaacattttataaccttagagcaagtgGCCCTCAGTCCTTAATGAACCAGAAGTGGGGCTTGCAACTAAGGGGAtcaggcagaacaattaaggaaaccaaggaagaaccaattagggaaactgagtcaggacaattaaagagaactgtgacccaacattaaataaaactagaaaaatgcaaggacaagtctctccctgataatccCAGAGTTAACAGCAGTACAAGGCTCCCTGTTgcaagcatgtcaggtcctctatAGTTGAAgcaccatctcagccagagaatccagtttgagatggacagttcccTGTGAGTTAAATCTCTGGTCATTTCTGCATTTAACTCAatctctgcttacagagcagcagggctcaagagCTCAGACCCATCAGAAGGGCAGATCTCTCCAGGGGAGAAGGCTGAGGCTTGGAGTACCTTcacctgtccctgcccagagAAACAGACAGGGCTGCGGAAAGGATCAGACTGaagagcagattatgcacagttagaccatcaaggcaggcaaaccccaaacttttagatgCCTCATATCAAACAAGGTCCTTTGAAATGGTGAGGTACTAATTAATGAACTGGGGTTACAGGACTGAAgaaaaacagatcagagagactgccagtcccaagtcaggtgtctgatttctaaaacttttctaaCCAAAATAATCTCCAAAACTGAATGCCCCTAAAACTACCAGGgcaatttttaacaaaataagggattctaaagctaaagcatccaaattcaatctgaactagtgagatgggggtggggcagaaatgcctaaggcaaagtgaataggagCTAGGGGTTTCCAttctttcagatattttaagaaaaaaatataccagtttccccaatgttctatctcttcccccccttttttttcttatggaaaggAATTATCTAATGACTATTccccatataaatcccaagagtgaatcaaaatccctatacataacagactagtacaatagcatttcctaaaaatccctcaaacatagcaacagcaataattacacagttttaacaaatcccatcccaaatcttaaacgcACAATAATAGATGATCCAGGCAAGGTTTATCAGTCagtcatcaaccattcccaaagtccctcatatcagtccaaagtacacTAGATGCAGGGTCTAGTCCATGGTCTCATTTAAAACTGCTGCTTCAGGCTGTGAAGTGATAGGAGGCTCTCATTCCATGGAGAAAGTGGGTATGtcatgctgacaatcaaagctgatccAGGTTCCAGAAGCAAgccaatatctgtaatttgaccaaaatctagaacataaacacaaatctaacaaataaagattaGATCAGTCTCGGATAGAAAGGCTCAGTTCACCAGACTGCTACAAAATATGAGGAGGCCACAGCTTCCTtatgtgaagagatgagtttgcttTACAGGCCAGACAAACGGGTGCAGTCCCAAGTTGAAACATCAGTGAGGTCTCACAGACccctgttaattgtcctcttatcatgtaaaaaccttaaagaaacaaaatacaaatgtcCAGTAACAGATGACCAGGCGAAATACTTAGTTGCCCAAGAATTCAGAATTCAACGATTACATATAATCAGACTAAAAATAGCAAGgcatgacataattgaattgcattaacaattcctattgaccattgctcggatcatagaaatcagttacagaaGTTACAGTtaaaaaatgcaagaacataattataacataacataagcagttaaaacccaaccttcagcacatacaaagtaaaatagCTTTAACCCAGTTTTATTTCAATCAATCGTCCCACTACCTGTCAGAGgatggagctttaaaactcccaaatagcattaactaattaactataaacccaagaaattttatgtcCAATAACAAATTCCATTCATCAAATTTCTGATAACTCCTAAACAAACATTTACCCTAACCTTAtagtaataacagaaagaaattttgtCTCGGCATGTTCATAACTTGgatcaattatcatctctaagtAGATGTTACAtgagtgaacattatacatacaaatcattttgcttttaaaatacccaatccATAGGAAAAATATCCCAGATTgtatattgtccataacagaaacatttccaaaaggacaaagaaaaaaactgttaTGTTCAGAGGTcctttaaataacctcaggatggcccaatacaatcaattcaaacttatacagaatacccaattccacataaaagaattcaagaagtttcttaaaaatagCAATGAAACTTTTAGAATTAATCCTATCAAAGTATGGATCGCATTTATGACCATATTACTCAACCGAGAAAACATTTACGTATcaagaaataaatattcaatcaattaacttAAAAGTAAGCATGTCCTTAAAAAATCACAGTTTGCTGCACTGGCCATaatcagataaggaaaaaaaaaaaaaaaaaacagcaggaaCACACTTAGAGGGGtaaggggaggagaggattccatgtggccacccttcccccactcctgccCCCTAGGGAAAAAACTTCCCTCAGGTTCCCCACTCAATTTCCTACATGCGAATCCTTTTCAAGATTTTACCCATCAGTTTCCCAACATCAGGTTTCTTCCCAAATCCACCCATTTccaactttctctttctccctagctGTATACTTGAACAATCTCCTTAAAAAACTTTCCTACCCAGATGCTCCTTTGCCCAGGTAACAGAAAGTAGTGGGGGTGGGTGgctccctcccccacttcttcACCTACTCCCAAAAGTCTTTCTTTCACCTTCCTAAAACCATGCAAATCTctaatttcccctataaatctgtccttCCTAAATCACCTGcattcctctttactttttccttcaaaaacctgTAAGAGCCATACTGTAGTGAATAGCCCAAACCTCCACAAAACCCACACatatccagcagagctggatttaaagtatAACTTATGTTAACAAATAACTCAATATATTTCAGAAGGTAACAAGCTCCGAACCAGACTAATACAGGGACTAAatacaaatgctttttttcttattctacctGAGTGTTGTCTGATAGTAATTAGCATCTCCAGGCAGAGCTTCCATGACCCATCCCAGGCTAAATTGGAAttctattgttctctctttttctttctttctttcttcctttgaggTAAGAAAGTtatcaatattcaaacaaattttaagatcttatacttagaATAAACAAACCTAGTATGCAAAGAGTATAGCAAAATCAtttctcacaattttttttcaaaaccatcCCAAACTTCTTAATCAAATTCCTTTCCTGCTGGAGTTTCAATGAGATAAGGTTTTATTGcctttttcaagggaaaaaaaaactttcccatcCATTTAAAACACCCAAATTCCATTTAGTACAACAgataaagtttaaaatcacaagcaaattttcaaaCAACCAATTCCCagatttcttaatcattgttcttaaaacttcaTAAAGCTCTTAAATCAGCAAACAGACTAGGGGATTTTTCTCCAGGACCTCCACCCCCGGAGAGAAGTTTGTTTCaccttgaattctttttttcccttccagaatccaAAGGGGCTTATATGAACTTACAAGCCCATTTAGtgcttttctctgccttcatAGAGAATGCTTAGATATTCCAgccaaacttttttctttaaatattagcacactgctcttctatgtatatatatttaactttccaaactttcaaatccctttcaatcgatttttttttatttatttcttttttatttcttcccttctctctctttttctcacagGCTGCTGCagtcagccagagacagagagagaaagagaaagagaagatcaataaattgggctcatgattaaaaatgtagaaaaagaacaaattaaaaatccccaattaaatatcaaatttgaaatgctaaaaataaaaggggagatgagTAAAATTGACTTGGGCTTTGGGTATAAGAActcattttttgacaaaaactgctgggaaaattggaaactggcatggcagaaactagacattgacccatacctaacactgtataccaagataaggtctagAAAGGTTCATAATCTAGATAGACATAAAGAGGAATATGAGCAAATTTAGGACAACATAAGACAATTGACCTCTCAGTATCTGTGGAGATGgtaagaatttgtgaccaaagaagaactggagatcattagtGAACACCAaacagatcattttgattatatgtacaaacaaaactaatgcaggcaagattagaagagaagtaataaactggaaaaaaatttttacattgaggggttctgataaaggcctcatttctaaaatagatagagaattgactcaaatttataagaattcaagccattctcccattgataaatgcCCAAAGTATggaaacagacagttttcagaggaagagattgaatccatttctagtcctatgaaacAATGTTTATGTGGGAATCATCAACCCATTTCAAACTTaccttggtatacagtattaggtgtgggtcagtgcttagtttctgccatactgatgaGGTCTatatttggggtacctaaatgaaattagggtttagttgaggtggcaggtttggggtccaggaagtcaaatagagctcccctgcaacccccttggattcagcgcaaggatatAGTGGTAAATGAGGTGTAGTAGTGGAGCAAGTTCCCAATAAAGTCATTTATcagcccgagagctagattgataaaagaggtttattattgggtttgggagtaaggagataggtgaaggtagagataaggagggcattGGACAGAAGGTCTAGTGGACAAAGGGttctcacatggctagcatgtttgggatcTCTACAAAGAGAAGATCCCAACATGTCcattttataatgggagatttagctagaggggcttttggatgtagccccaaagttggctcagatgtAGCCCTCAAAGTTGGCTATTTtggatgggggctgggacaggtccagaccttctattggaatacaaagggaccaggatttgtgagttaaagggtaattacattaactaggagggggTGGGAATCTAAAAAGGAATCTTTCCATGTCAATACcagtttcccattttcccagcagtgagataaatattctttaaaaagttagTTCTATACATACTAAATAGGGGCACAAAAATCTCTCTTGCCCTGCAGGAACATGAGAGGGGAATGGGATTCTAAAAGAGAGGGTATTTGTGGGAAGAACTGATGAGGAGCAAAACACTTTGGAGGAGGGCAAAGTgacaggagagagagggagaggaaatacAAGaggcaatagtaattgtaaacaaatttttgaagcaaatttctccagtgcaatattattattctttggaaatgatgagcaggatattctcagaaaaaaacaaaacctgaaaagtcctctatgaacaaagatcttttattcattttatattaattttatttttcattttatattaaataaagcaAAATGGAAAGTTTACTGCAATCCAAAGGGAATATTATTAGAAAATGTTGAAATCTATGGACATTGTAGTGATGAATtctaagaagaaatgaaacataaGACAACAGAACCAGATTGCTCAGGTATGCTTTTAAATAGTTGAGAAAAGTTTAACATTGTCGAAAATAACTGAACATAGCAAAGAAGAATACAAAACAGTGGGGACTGAACCCCTCAGATTTCAGGGTGGAAAGTCTAGTTTCCAGTTAGTAAGCAGGGAGCCTCTTGTTGATCATAAAGGGGGTGATAGATATTCTCTTTCAAGGAAGGCTAGAAATAGAGTGAACACAGCCAGAGAGGAGTTGAGAACTCCCTGGAGAAATGTTCATTGAGAGGAATAGCAGCAAGCACACAGATGAGAGTCCACTGGACAGAGAGTCATGGGGCCAGGATTTATTCCTGGAAGTGGGGGGCCAGGACAAAAGATGGGCTTGACAGAGACTGTGAAGGGGATAGAATGGAATTTATAAATAAGAGAACTCCGGAGAACATTGTAAAAGGCCAGAGTGCCTGAGGAATATTCCAAGTACACCCCAACCCGAGGTAGAGGGCCTTTCATTCGATGGTTCAGTGGCCCAGGACAGGTCTGTAAATAGTAACCTCCTTCCTTCTTGACACAGTGAAGCAAGAAAACAAAGCTACACTTCATGTTCCTGGCCCTTTTCCTCCTCAAGAAGGGAGtgtagatccccagcagccactgaGGTACTTGAGTCACATCCACCTCCCAGTACTTCCTGCCTGAGCTGAAGGCTTCCCTAGCAATCACAGGATGGCAAGAGTCCTCAGTGTTCACCTGCCAGTCCTCTTCAGCCTTGGCACTCTTGAGATCCCAAGAAACAGAAACATAGGAATCAGTTGATCTAGGATCCAAAGTGAGGTCCACTCTGAATCTGTTGAGCATCTCAATCAGGCCAGGGATGGGATGTTCTCTCAGTTCTGGGGTGACAGCCTTGGCCCTTTGGGCCAACACAGCCTTGCTCCTCCCCAGCAGCTGCTTGGCATCCGGCAGCAGATCCAGATCGGCTTGGTGGCTTGTTTCCTGCAGCTCTTGCATGAGGTCCTGCAGGCTTTGCATGTGCTGGGATAGTCTGTCCTGGCTggccttctgtttttgtcttatcCTTTCAAGACATAAGTTCTCTTCTTCCATCAGCAAGTGGTGCATATTGTGGAATTCTCCCGTGAATATCAAGGACCAGTGAACAGCAAGTCTCTCCTCCTGAGCAAGAAGTTTTTCATCTTCCTCCAGATGTTTCCCCAAACAACTCTGAATGTGCTCGAGCTCCTTCTTGTATTTGTGAGCAGCCTCTTGTACGGGAGAGATCTTGTGAGACTTATGCTCTGGGGTTTCACAACATGTCACACACAGTGCTGTCTGATCCTCCTCACAGAATAGCTTGAAGAGTTTCTTGTGAGTGACACACTGACTCTGTCCTTCAGTGCTCTGCAAAATCTTGGAGCTGAGCTCTTTGCCCAGCTCAGTCAACTCTGCTAGGCACCTGTTCACTAACGGGATCTCCCTGTCCTGGTAATCTTGCCTACATTCAGGGCAGGATAAAGCTGGGGCTCCAACTCTCCAGCTGGAGGAGAGACAAGCTCGACAAAAACTGTGCCCGCACCTGATGGTGACAGGCTCACAAAAGTAGCCCCTGCAGATGCTACAGGTGATCTCACTCTGCAGTTCCTTCAGAAATTTCACAATAGCAGCCATTCTCTATTTCCAATTGCTTCTAGTCTGCAGCAACCAGAGGAAGACACTTCTTTTCCAATGAAGGTAGTACTTCTGAGCACAAGGATGCTCTGCTTTTATAGGAGGTAGCCCCACCCCTTTAGGCCTTCCCATGAAGGTGTTAATTCCTGCAGAGCAACTTGTTAACTCTTCTTGGTGGGGGCAGCCTTGAGGGCCCTGAGTTCCCACCTCTGGCTGTCTCCTTTGAATGGACATGTTGCACCAAAGGGATTGGCCTGCTATGTCCTTAAGAAGGAATGTTAtagagcaacaacaagattatgtaatgatcaactctgatggtttgaattcttttagatatgagtcctttatcagaacccttaaatgtaaaaatggttttttccagtttattccttcccttctaatattgtcttcctttgttttgttcaaactttttttaacttaatataatcaaaattatctatttggtgttcactcaggatctccagttcttctttggtcacaaactctTTTTTTGCTTCACagacctgagaggtaaactattctatgttgttctaatttacttatatcactctttatgtttagatcatgaacccttttctttttttaaggaggaaggaaattacTATTTACAGACATATCCTAGGCCATTTAACCATGGAATAAAAGGTCTCCACCTCGGGTTGGGGTGTACTTGGAATATTCTCCTGGCATTCTGGCCTTTTACAATGTTCTccaagttttcttatttatacatTCCACTCTATTCCTTTCACAGCTCCTGTCAAGCCTATGTTTTCCCCTAGCCCCCCACTTCCAGGAATGTCTCAATGAACATTTCTCCAGGAAGGAGTTCTCAACCCACCACCAGGCTCCCTGGCTGTGTTCACTCCATTTCCAACCTTCCCTAAAAAAGAATAAGTATCAACTTCTTCATGATGAAGGAGCGACTCCCTGGTCACTAACAGGAGACTAAATTTCTACCCAGCAAGCTGAAAGGGATTACTCCCAGTATTCTGTACTCTTATTTTCCATGGATCTGCCTCTTTATAAGTTTTACAATCAATTAATTCTGTTTCAGTAATTAAAGTAAACCTCACTTAAGGGgtatgattttcatttctttatattttgttttgttcctagAATCTATCACAGATCTTTGAGGTACATAGATTTTACTTTTTACTGTCCTATTCCCCttgaattactttcttttttcccttttattataaAGGTGAAATAAATGCTAACATTTGCTGTGGTTATGTgtaattttggttttgttcattcatttcctttgtgTCCAACTCTATTTCtctatttggggtcttcttggtaAAGAGAATgtaatgctttgccatttccttctccagctacttttagagataaagaaactgaggcataagaaaatgacttgctcaatgtcacatGACTAATATTTATTATCTGAGACCAGACATGATTATAGGAACTTGGATCTTCCCCACTTTAGGTCAGGGCTTTTATCCAATGTGCCTCCTAGCTGTCACTTTATGATcattagaaattttttattttattccaatgggattatcaaattattttccaaatagttgTTATGACCTTTGACTAACTTGTTCTCCTCTCTGTGGGTCTACATCTCCTAAACTGGGAGTCTATCTCAGTGTCTATTTGCTACATGCATGGAATGTTTATATGGGCTTGGTTTTCAAAAATCAAGAcagatttaggaaaaaataagagcaatccaagtgaatcatgaaaagaaagccaatcaACTTCAAATGGACATTCAGaaccttaaggaagaaaatactttCCTGTAAAGGAACTAggtaataaaaaacaatttaaatatcacaGAGTCTTAACAATAAAGACTTCCCCCACAcacttaatagaattttattttttctaattacacataaagatatttttcaacatttacttttgcatttccaattttcttttctccttgtcttccttccctacctgttatgagccagaacttgaaacaaggtgataactcaagggagatg comes from Sarcophilus harrisii chromosome 5, mSarHar1.11, whole genome shotgun sequence and encodes:
- the LOC100932463 gene encoding tripartite motif-containing protein 43-like, yielding MAAIVKFLKELQSEITCSICRGYFCEPVTIRCGHSFCRACLSSSWRVGAPALSCPECRQDYQDREIPLVNRCLAELTELGKELSSKILQSTEGQSQCVTHKKLFKLFCEEDQTALCVTCCETPEHKSHKISPVQEAAHKYKKELEHIQSCLGKHLEEDEKLLAQEERLAVHWSLIFTGEFHNMHHLLMEEENLCLERIRQKQKASQDRLSQHMQSLQDLMQELQETSHQADLDLLPDAKQLLGRSKAVLAQRAKAVTPELREHPIPGLIEMLNRFRVDLTLDPRSTDSYVSVSWDLKSAKAEEDWQVNTEDSCHPVIAREAFSSGRKYWEVDVTQVPQWLLGIYTPFLRRKRARNMKCSFVFLLHCVKKEGGYYLQTCPGPLNHRMKGPLPRVGVYLEYSSGTLAFYNVLRSSLIYKFHSIPFTVSVKPIFCPGPPLPGINPGPMTLCPVDSHLCACCYSSQ